GGTCTCGACGGCCATCGCCGCGTTGGCGACGGCCGCGCAGGCGCCGCTGCCGCCCGGCATCCACACCATGTTCGCGAAGCGCAGCCGCGGGAGCCCGAGCTCCGCGGCGAGGAACACGGCCTCGTTGCGATCGTCGGCGAACGAGGCGAGCCCGTCCACGTCGTCGATCGAGAGCCCCGCGTCGGCGACCGCTTTCTGGATCGCTTCGAGCGCGAGCGCGTGCTCGGTCACGTCGCCGATCTTGCCCCAGCGCGCGTAGCGGGTCTCGCCGACGCCGGCGAGGTGCGCGCGCCGGCTCACGTGCGTCCCGGCAGAGTGACGACCACCGTGCCGGTGGCGTGGTCGCCGAGCTCGTTCGCCGCGCGCACCGCCAGCTCGAGCACGCACTCGTCGCCGGCCTCGCGCTTGGAGGCGACGCGCCCCGAGAAGCGCAGCGTCTTCCCCGGAACGGCGGGCGCGCCGAGCCGGATCTTGATGCTCTTCACGATCGCCTCGGGCCCGGCCCAGTCGGTGACGTAGCGCGACACATAGCCGTTCGTGGCGAGGATGTTCATGAAGATGTCGGGCGCGCCCTGCGCTCTCGCGAATGCGGGGTCGTGGTGCGCGGGCATGAAATCGCGCGAGGCGATCGCGCCAGCCACCACCATCGTCGAGCTCAGCGCGAGCTCGAAGGGCGGCAGCTCGTCGCCGACCGCGATCGCTCGCGCCGGAGGTGCGGTGATGCTCATCGAGGCGCCTTCAGCTTCGCCAGGTCGATCGTCTTCGGGTCGAACTTGAAGATGCGGAAGAGCTGGCGGCCCACCACCTCGCCGTCGGGCGTCCGGTATGTGGTCAGCCAGGTGACGAAGTAGCCCTGCCCGAGGCCCGTGGTCTTGCGGGCCGAGATCGACTCGCGCTCGTTGCTCGCGTGGAGGAGGTCGCCGGGCCGCAGATAGCGCACGAACTCGAGCTCCGAGTTCGTCGCGAGCGTGCCCGTGAATCCCTCGCGGTCGAGTGCGCGGAGCACGTTGTCGGAGTCGATCTCCACCGGAGAGCCGCCGCGCTCGGCGATGCCCTCGATCTTCGGGCTCGGCATGCTCCACGTCTGGAGCATGGCGGGTGGCGCCACGAGGCCGCCGTGCCGCGTCTTCTTCGCGAGCGCCTCGTCGAGATACACCGGGTTGCGGTCGTCGAGCGCCGCGACCCAGTGGCGGATCATGGGCACGTTCACCGGGTCGGGCGCCACCGAAGACGGTCCCATCGGCTTGCCGACGTACTTCTCGATGCGCTCGCGGACTGCGTCGTGCTCGGCGACCGTCATGTCCGCGGCTTCCGCCTGCAGCCGGCCACCCGCGCCTCCATGGTGACGTCACGTCGGCCACGCGAAGTCTCGCGCGACGCGCGCGCCCTCACCGCCGCCCCTTCCTTCGTGCGCCGCGGCTCCCGAGCCCGTCGCGCAACAGCGCGAGGTAGGCGTCGACGACGGCCTCGCGCCGCGCGCCCCTCCCGCTCTCCATCATCTGCTCGAGGAAGTGCCGCGCGCCGAGCAGGAAGTGCGCCTGGGCGGTGATCTCCGCGTCGGCCATCGGGCGGAGCGCACCCTGCGCGATCCCGGCGCGGAGCCGCGAGGCCATGCGCTCGGCCCACTCGGCGACCGCGCGCCGGTAGAGCGCCGGGTCGTGCAGCTTGATCTCGTCCGCGAGGCGCACGTGCTCGGGATTTGCGCGAAGGTGGTCGAGGTACGCGAGCAGCCCCGCGCGCTGGCGCTCGAAGAAGTCGGCGTCGTCGGCAGCATCGATCGCGTGGAGCCGCGGCATCAGGTCCGCAACGAGGGAGCCCATCAGCTCGCGCAGGAGCTGCTTCCGGGAGCCGAAGTGGTAGTTGAGGTTGCCGACCGCGACGCCCGCACGCTCGGCGATGCGCGCGACCGACGCCTTGTGCAGGCCCGCGCGGCCCGCCTCCGCGAGCGCCGCGGCGAGGATGCGCTCGCGCGTCGCGCGAGACTTCGCGTAGCCGACGCGGCGGCGCGCGCGGCGGCGCGGCGCGGAGCCCCGGGACTGGAGAGCCTTCTCGGGCACGGATGGAAAACTGAACCATTTTTCAGTTTCTGGCAATGCGGCTACTGAAGCCGCTCCGCTTCCTCTGCTGCGATCTGGTGTAGGATCGGGAAGAGCGCAATCACGCAGGAGGAGAGCTCCGATGCTCTGGCTAGCACTCGTCTTAGGGTTGCTCGTCTCGCCCCTGGCCCGCGCCGCCGAGCGCGCGCAGGACACCGTCCCGGGCGTCCCCTTCAAGGAGGGCGACGTGATCGCCTTCAGCTCGGCGGAGAAGCTCAAGGATTTTCTGCCGCCGGAGTTCTGGGAGAACCGCGAGTTCTTCTTTTTCGAGGGGATGCAGCTCGAGGTCGGCCCGATCTACAAGAACTACCCGCCCGCGCCCGAGTATGCGGCCGCGAGCGAGAGGTACGGCGGCCAGGCGAAGATCGGCCTGGACGGCGCGCTGGTGGGCTACACCGCCGGACTGCCTTTTCCGGCGATCGACTGCGAGGGCGACCCGGAGGCCGGGGCCAAGCTGATCTGGAACTTCACCAAGCGGTGGGAGGGAGACGGCTCCCGCTCGAAGTGGTCCTACACCTATTGGGATCGCGGCGAGCAGCTGCCGCTCTACTACGAAGGCCTGGCCAAGTTCATCAACCTGATCCAGCGCGTCGAGGCGCAGTACGACGACAGCCAGCACTCCTACTTCCCGAGTGAGAAACGGATGCAGGTTTCGGGGATCGAGGTGGAGGCGCCCTTCGACGCGCGCGGAATCCAGGTCCTGACCTACCGCTACGCCTCGGCCGACGGCCCGCTCGCGCAGGCCAGGAACGACGACACCTGGGTCTACGTGCCCGACCTGCGGCGCGTGCGGCGCATCTCCACCGCGCAGCGCACCGACTCGGTCCAGGGCACCGACTTCACCCGCGACGACCTGCGCAGCTTCGACGGCATTCCTCCCCAGTACGAGTGGAAGTGCCTGGGCCGCAAGGATGTGATCGCGCCGTTCAACACCCCCTCACTCGCCTACCCCTATGGCGACACCTACAACTTCGGCCCCTACGGCTTCTCGTTCGCCAATGACCGCTGGGAGCTGCGCCACGCCTACGTGATCCGCTTCGATCCCCGCAACGAGGACCACCCCTATCACCACAAGGACATCTACATCGACGCGGACACTTGGGAGCCGCTGTACAGCTTCGCCTACGACCGCAAGCGGGAGATCTGGAAGGTCATCTGGCACATGCACCGCAACAGCGAGGACTGGAAGGGCCCGCCCGGGCTCTCGGACCCCGGCAAGAAGGACGGGGTCTGGTACCGACCCTGGGAGGGGATCTCGCAGGTGAACGACGTGCGCGTCGTCGGCGATGTGATCGTCAATCTGCAGACGGGGACGGGGAACCGGATCGAGTTCTGGGACAACGACGGCGAGCCGCTCGACTCGAAGGGCAAGGTGCGGCGCTACATCGACATCGGGCGCCTGAACAAGGGCCGCTAGCTCGGCGCTCGACGACTGCGCCGGCCAGATCGGCGGCTCGATGAACCACGTGCGGGCTGAGCGCTCGACGCCCTGGTCGAGGGCTCAGCGCAGCTCGAAGTCGCCGATGCGGGGCGCCGCCATCTCCTGGCGCAGGCGGTCGAAGCTCCACGGCCAGACCGCCGGCACTCCGTCAGCGTCGAGGTACCAGCTGTTGCAGCCGCTGGACCAGATCGTCTTGCGGGTGGCCTCGCGGCGCTCGGCGTCGAAGCGCTCGGTCGCCTCCCGCGAGGCGGAGACTTCGCGGCACTCGCCAGCGCGGATCCGCTCGATGAGCTGCAGGGAGTAGCCGAGCTGGAGCTCGGCCACGTCGATCAGCGAGAAGTTGCCGACGGGGCCGTTCGGGCCGTTGAGCATGAACAGGTTCGGGAAGTCGGGGATCGAGATCGCCATGTAGGCGACCGGGCCGTTGCGCCAGGCGTCCTCGAGGGAGAGGCCGCCGCAGCCGACCACCTCGATCGGCCGCATGAAGCGGTCGACGCGGAAGCCGGTGGCGAGAATCAGCACGTCGAGCTCGTGCAGCCGGCCGTCGCGAGTCCTCACTCCACCCGGCTCGATCCGCTCGATCGCGTCGGTGACGAGATCGGCGTTCGGGCGCTGGATGGCGGCGTAGAAGTCCGCCGACATCACGAGTCGCTTGCACCCGGCGCGGTAGCTCGGGCGGAGCTTCTCGCGAAGCGCCGGCTCCTTCACGCTGCTCTCGAGGTTGGCGACGCAGGCGGCGTGGATCGCCGCGAGCTGCGGCGAGTTCGCGTCGACGACGGCGTTGGAGAACATGTCGGCGAACAGCTTCGAGATGTCGTCCCGGAGCTGCTTCATCGTCTCCGGGTGCCTGCGGAACTCGGCCTTTTCCTCGCCGCTGTAGGCGGGATTCTCCTGGGGCATCACCCACTGCGCGGTCCGCTGGAAGAGCGAGAGCTTCGCCACCTCGCCGACCACCGCCGGGACGATTTGGGTCGAGGTCGAGCCGGTTCCGATGACGCCGAGGCGCTTGCCCGCGAGGGAGACGCCGTGGTTCCAGCGCGCGGTGTGGAAGGAGACGCCGGCGAAGGAGTCGAGGCCGGGGATGTCGGGATAGGCGGGGTGGTGCAGGACGCCCGTAGCCGCGATCACCACGTCGCCGACGTCGCTCGAGCCGTCGGAAAGCTCGATCCGCCAGCGGCCGTCCTCGAAGGCGCAGCGCCGCACCTCTTTGCCGTAGTGGATGATCCGGTCCACGCCGTAGCGCCGGGCGACGTCCTCGAAGTACGCCTGGATCTCGGCGCCCGGCGAGAAGCGGTGGCTCCATTCGGGGTTGGGCGCGAACGAGTAGCTGTAGAGATGGGAGGGCACGTCGCAGCCGACCCCGGCGTAGGTGTTCTCGCGCCAGGTCCCGCCAAGGCGATCGGCCTTCTCGTAGATCTCGAAGTCGTGGAAGCCCGCCTCGCGGAGCTTGATGGCGCTGAGGATTCCGGACATCCCGGCTCCGAGGATGAGGAACCGGAGCCCCGGCCGGTCGGAACTCGTCGCGTGCGTCGCGGCTGCGCTTCGTGCCATGAGATCTCCCCCTCGTGTCGGCGCCCTAGTCTATGCCGCTCGCCGAGCCGATTCCCGCTCGATTCGCGCCGCAAGCGGTTGGTTGTGACAAGTCCAGCGCCGACGAGATCTCCCCGTGGCCGATGGCCGCCCCGTGATGCGGGCCCGGGGAAGACGAGAGGGGTCCGGCCAGATGGGTCGGCCCCAACCGAGGGAGTCCCCCGAGAACCGGGGATGATTCAGGCCTGGTCGCCCTGGCCTTTCGCAGAGCGCGCGATTGATCTAGAACACCTCGCCGGATGAGGCGGGTACTCCAACACCTGATCGATCTGCTCGATCTGGAGCAGATCGAGGTCAACCTGTTCCGCGGGCGCAGCCCGCAGGACGGCTGGCAGCGCGTCTTCGGCGGGCAGGTGCTGGGGCAGGCGCTGGTCGCCGCGGGGCGCACGGTGGAGGGGCGCGCGGCGCACTCGTTTCACGCCTACTTCCTGCGGCCGGGCGACCCGAAGGTGCCGATCCTGTACGACGTCGACCGGATCCGCGACGGGCAGAGCTTCACCACCCGGCGCGTGGTCGGGATCCAGCACGGCAAGGCGATCTTCAACCTGGCCGCTTCGTTCCAGATCGACGAGCCCGGGCTCGAGCACCAGGTAGAGATGCCGGACGTGCCTGGGCCCGAGGGATTGCCGAACGAGGTCGAGCTGCGCGAGAAGTACGCGCACCGCATTCCCGAGAAGTTCCGCTCGAGCTTCCTGCGCCCCCGCCCGATCGAGGTGCGGCCGATCGATCCGATCGACGAGTTCGCGCCGGACAAGCGCCCGCCGTTCCAGAACGTCTGGTTCCGAGCGGTCGACACGCTTCCGGACGACCGGGCGCTCCACCAATGTGTGTTGGCCTACGCCTCGGACATGACGCTGCTCGACACCAGCGCCCTGCCCCACGCGATCTCGTGGTGGAGCGAGAAGCTGCAGACCGCGAGCCTCGACCACGCGATGTGGTTCCACCGCCCGTTCCGCGCCGACGACTGGCTGCTCTACGCGCAGGACAGCCCGCGCGCGGCGGGCGCGCGCGGCTTCAACCGCGGCAGCATCTTCACGCGTTCGGGGGAGCTGGTCGCGTCGGTGGCGCAGGAGGGGCTGATCCGGCTGCGCAGCTGACCCGCCGCTCGCCGGGGCGCCGGAACTGCGCGAACCCGGCCGGCTGGTAGGTGAGCACGAACGCGCGCCGACTCGAACGCGTGCGGTTTCCGAGCGAGCCGTGCACGACGTCGCCGTCGAAGAAGATCACCGAGCCGGCGGGCGCCTCGATCGGCACTCGCTCGGCGCCCGGCAGCGCGCGATCCACGTCGGTGTAGAGCCGGTCGAGCCGGCCCCGGTCCTCGAAGCACGGCAGGCGACCGTGCAGATGCGAGCCGGGAATCATCCCGAGGCAGCCGTTCTCGACGGTCGCGTCGTCCAGGTAGACCTGCAGCGAGACGAGCCGATCGACGTGAGGGCAGTCGAAGGCGAAGTACGGGCTGTCCTGGTGCCAGGGGAAGACCGCCCCGCCCGGGCGCTTGAAGTTCAGCTTGTCGGTGAAGAGCGCGAGGAAAGGCGCGTCGCAGAGCGCGGTCGCGGGCTGCCATAGCCGCGGATCGTCGACGAGCGCGTCGAGCTCGGGGTCGAGGTGCAGGAACGGCTCCATCGAGCGGACGTCGGCGCGCGCCTCCTGCCACTCCCATTTCACGAGCGAGCCGAGCAGGTCCTGGTAGCGTTTTCCGTCGATGCGCTCGACCGGGGCCGCGCCGGCCGCGCCGGCCGCGGCCTCGACGCGCAGATGGACCCGCTCGACCGATGCCCGCATTCGCTCGAGCTCCGCGATCGCAAATACGCTCTCGCGCACGAAATAGCCGTCGCGCCGGTAGCGCGCGAGCTCCGATTCGCTGGCGGCGTGCCTCACGGCGGGGCAGGATACCGGCAGACCTTCGCGGGAGTCGAGCTTGATCGTCGTCACGGGCGCGGCCGGATTCGTCGGCAGCAATCTGGCGCGGGCGCTGAATCAGCGCGGCCGCTCCGATCTGCTTCTGGTCGACGACCTCACGGACGGGCAGAAGTTCCGAAATCTCGCGGACTGCGACTTCCTGGACTTCGCCGACAAGGGCGACTTCCTGGCGCGCATCGCGGCGCGCGAGCTAGCGGACGTCGAGGCGATCTTCCATCAGGGCGCCTGCTCCAACACCATGGAGTGGAACGGCCGGACCATGCTGGCCGACAACTACGAGTACTCGAAGGCCCTCTACGCCTTCGCCACGGCGCGCGCGATCCCGCTGATCTACGCCTCGTCGGCCGCGGTCTACGGGATGGGCCCGGTCTTCCGCGAGGACCCGGCGCTCGAGAAGCCGCTGAATCTCTATGCCTGGTCGAAGGTGCTGTTCGACCGATGGGTGCGCAGGCACGCCGCGAGCGCGCGCAGCCAGGTCGTGGGCTTGCGCTACTTCAACGTGTACGGCCCGGGCGAGGCTCACAAGGGCGAGATGGCCAGCGTCGCCTGGAAGCACCACCTGCAGCTGCGCGACGGCGACGTGGTGCGGCTCTTCGAGAGCTCCGACGGCTACGGCCCCGGCGAGCAGCGACGCGATTTCGTGTACGTCGGCGACGTGGCCGCGGTGAACCTGTGGTTCCTGGATCACCCGCGGGTCTCGGGGATCTTCAACGTCGGCACGGGGCGCGCGCAGACCTTCAACGACGTGGCGCGCGCCGTGATCTCGAATCACGGCCGCGGCCGGATCGAGTACGTCCCGTTCCCACCCGCGCTTCGCGGCAGCTACCAGAGCTTCACGCAGGCCGACATCTCGGCGCTGCGCGCGGCCGGCTGCGACCACCCCTTCCTCGGCGTCGAGGAAGGGGTGTCGCGCTACCTGAAGCAGCTCGGCCCTAGCTGATCTCGATCCGCCGCGGCTTGGCGGCCTGCACCTTCGGAAGCTCCACCTCGAGCACGCCGTTGGCGAGCTTCGCCGAGATTCGCGATCCGTCGATCTTGTTCGAGAGCCGGAAGCGCGCCTGGTAGTTGCCGACGTTGTACTCGGTGTAGATCGGAGACAGATTCTCGTACTCGGCCGTCGAGACGCGGCCGCTGATCGTGATCACGTCGTCGACGAGCTCCACGTCGATCGAGCCCTGATCCACGCCGGGCATGTCGGCCCAGAGCCGCAATCCCTGCTCCGTCTCCAGGATGTCGACGCTGGGCTGGTAGGTCCGACCCGGTCGCGTGTACTGGTCTTCCGTCCGCTGCTTCGCGGAGTCGCGAGCGATTTCTCCGTTGGCCATCTGCTTCATCCTCCCGTGATGCTGATCTGCCGGGGCTTGACCTCTTCGCGCGCTGGCACGCGGATGGTCAGCACGCCGTGTTTGCACTCCGCCGTCGCGCGCGCCGGGTCGACCTCGCGCGGCAGCTGGATCGAGCGCGAGAAGTCGCCGCGCCGTCGCTCGCGCCGGTGGTAGCTCCCGGAAGCCTCGGGCTGCGCGGGCGCTTTCCCGGCGACCGAGAGCGTCTGCCCCTGGCTCGTGATCGCGAGGTTCTCCGGGGCGAAGCCGGGAACCTCGATGCGCAGCACCACGTCCTCGCCGCTCCGGAACATGTTGCACGCGGGATGCACGCCGCGGCCGAGCAGGCCGAGGTCGTGGCCGGCGCGGCTGTCGAACGCGCGCTCGAGCTCGCTTTGCAGCCGGAACAGCGCGTTCGCGGGGTCCAGATCGGCTCCGTATCGGAACAACGCCATGAACGAGTCCTCCTTTCGGGTCCGCGCGAACCGCTAGAAACCGGATTCGAGCGGTCAAGCGGGCGGCCGCACCGGTCCGGGCCGACCCATCGCTGCGCTAGACTCGGGCCGTGCGAGAGAGCGCGTGCATCCGGCATCTCCGCGAGTACATCGCGATCCCGTCGGTGAATCCGATGCGGCGCGACGATCTCGATCCCGCGATCACCGGAGAGCGCCGCTATGCCGAGCATCTGCGCGAGCAGCTCCGGCGCCTGGGGCTCGATGCGGAGCTGATCGGCGATCCCGAGCGACCGTCGGTCGTGGCGCACGCCCGCGTCGCCGACGCGGGCGACACGCTTCTGGTCGCCTCCCACCTCGACACCGTGCCGATCGACGGGATGGAAATCGCGCCCTTCGACCCGCGCATCGCCGACGGCCGGGTCTACGGCCGCGGCTCGTGCGACACCAAGAGCGGTATGGCGGCGCTGGTCGCCGCGCTCGAGCGCGTGCTCGCGCAGGGGACGCTGCGGCGCAATCTGATCCTGGTCGGCGAAGCCGACGAGGAGCTGGGCAGCCGCGGCGTGAACGACGTGATCGCGCACCTGGGCTCCGACCCGCCGGAATGGGTGATCGCGACCGAGCCGACGGAGCTTCGCGTCGCGACGCGCCACAAGGGCATCGTGCACGCGCGGCTTCGCGCGAGCGGAGTCGCGTGTCACAGCTCGGATCCGAGCAAAGGACGGAGCGCGGTGCTCGCGCTCTGCCGCAGCGTGCTGGCGCTGGAAGAGCTCGCCGCCGAGCTCGCCGGTCGGCCCGATCCGCGCTTCGGCCCGGCGACGCTCTCGGTGGGCCGGATCGGCGGCGGAACCGCGACCAACATCGTGCCCGACGACGCCTGGCTGCTGCTGGACCGGCGCTGCCTGCCCGGCGAGAACGAGACGACCGTTCGCGCCGAGCTCGAGGGCCTGCTCGCGAAGCAGGCGCTCGACGGCGTGCGCGTGGAGTGGTGCTCGCTCGAGAAGGCTGCGCTGGCCACGCCCGACGAGGACCCGTCGGTGCGATCCGTGCAGTCCGCGCTGCGCCTCGCCGCGCTCGACGCTACGCCGGGAAGTGTCGCCTTCGGGACCGACGCCGGCGTGTTCGGCGCGCACGGAATCCCGGGAGTGGTCTTCGGTCCCGGGTCGGTCGAGCAGGCGCACACCTCGGCCGAGTGGGTCGCGATCGACCAGGTCGAGGCCGCGAGCGCCGTCTTCGAGCGCATCCTGGCCTCGCGCGACTGACTTACGGCGCGCGCGGCGCGACGGTGTCGATGTCGGCGATCACGAGCCGCGGATCGAGAAGCCCGGCGGAGTACACGTTCCGGATCCGCAGCCGGTCGTCGACCAGGAAGATCTTCAGCACGTGGCGAAGCGCCCCGTTCTCGAGCGGGCTCACGTCCTGGCCCAAGTCGGCCAGGAGCCGAGCGAGCGCGTCTGCGCTCGCGGGCGCGAGGAAGCTCCAGTCCGTCTTCGGGGCCATCTGCTCGCGCAGCTCTCGCATGCGCTCGGGCGTGTCGTTCTCGGGATCGAAGCTCACGGTTGCCAGGCGGACCCGCGCGGCGCGCTCCGGCGTCGACTCGAGCTCGCGGTCGAGCTCGCGCAGCAGCGCGAGCGAAGCCGGGCAGCCCTGCGCTTCGTGACAGCCGCGGTAGATGAACGCCACCAGTGCCACCTGCCCCTTCGCGAGCTGCGGAAAGCCGACGCTCGCGCCGTCCGCGTCGACCAGCGGGTGCTGCGATACGCTCGCGATCGGCGGAAGCTCGTAGCTTCCCGGCGCGGGGGCTTCGTAGAGCGCTCCCGCCCCGGCGCGAGCCGCGAGGCTCGCCGCGAGCAGCCACATCGACGCGAGCTTCATCGGCGGCTTCCGCATCGGGGTCGATCGGACAAGCGCTTCTCCTCCCCGGTCGAAAGGAATGCTAACCCGTAGCTCGCGCACGAGGGGGGTGGAAGATGGCGGATCGGCTCGAGCTCCTGCCACGGCCGCGCGAGCTGCGGCTCGAGGCGGGCGCGCTCCGCTTCTACGCTATGCCGGCGATCCGCGTGCGCGCGGAGCGGCCGGACCAGGCCGAGCGCGCGCGCGAGCGCGTGCGCACCTGCCTGGGCCGCGACGCCGGACTGCGCGCCCTCGAGCCCGGCGCGGACGCGCCGA
The sequence above is drawn from the Deltaproteobacteria bacterium genome and encodes:
- a CDS encoding acyl dehydratase, with the protein product MSITAPPARAIAVGDELPPFELALSSTMVVAGAIASRDFMPAHHDPAFARAQGAPDIFMNILATNGYVSRYVTDWAGPEAIVKSIKIRLGAPAVPGKTLRFSGRVASKREAGDECVLELAVRAANELGDHATGTVVVTLPGRT
- a CDS encoding MaoC family dehydratase — protein: MTVAEHDAVRERIEKYVGKPMGPSSVAPDPVNVPMIRHWVAALDDRNPVYLDEALAKKTRHGGLVAPPAMLQTWSMPSPKIEGIAERGGSPVEIDSDNVLRALDREGFTGTLATNSELEFVRYLRPGDLLHASNERESISARKTTGLGQGYFVTWLTTYRTPDGEVVGRQLFRIFKFDPKTIDLAKLKAPR
- a CDS encoding TetR/AcrR family transcriptional regulator gives rise to the protein MGPTSSCIPSKKKNSRFSQNSGGRKSLSFSAELKAITSPSLKGTPGTVSCARSAARARGETSNPKTSASQSIGALLLRDCALPDPTPDRSRGSGAASVAALPETEKWFSFPSVPEKALQSRGSAPRRRARRRVGYAKSRATRERILAAALAEAGRAGLHKASVARIAERAGVAVGNLNYHFGSRKQLLRELMGSLVADLMPRLHAIDAADDADFFERQRAGLLAYLDHLRANPEHVRLADEIKLHDPALYRRAVAEWAERMASRLRAGIAQGALRPMADAEITAQAHFLLGARHFLEQMMESGRGARREAVVDAYLALLRDGLGSRGARRKGRR
- a CDS encoding DUF1329 domain-containing protein, with protein sequence MLWLALVLGLLVSPLARAAERAQDTVPGVPFKEGDVIAFSSAEKLKDFLPPEFWENREFFFFEGMQLEVGPIYKNYPPAPEYAAASERYGGQAKIGLDGALVGYTAGLPFPAIDCEGDPEAGAKLIWNFTKRWEGDGSRSKWSYTYWDRGEQLPLYYEGLAKFINLIQRVEAQYDDSQHSYFPSEKRMQVSGIEVEAPFDARGIQVLTYRYASADGPLAQARNDDTWVYVPDLRRVRRISTAQRTDSVQGTDFTRDDLRSFDGIPPQYEWKCLGRKDVIAPFNTPSLAYPYGDTYNFGPYGFSFANDRWELRHAYVIRFDPRNEDHPYHHKDIYIDADTWEPLYSFAYDRKREIWKVIWHMHRNSEDWKGPPGLSDPGKKDGVWYRPWEGISQVNDVRVVGDVIVNLQTGTGNRIEFWDNDGEPLDSKGKVRRYIDIGRLNKGR
- a CDS encoding NAD(P)/FAD-dependent oxidoreductase; this translates as MARSAAATHATSSDRPGLRFLILGAGMSGILSAIKLREAGFHDFEIYEKADRLGGTWRENTYAGVGCDVPSHLYSYSFAPNPEWSHRFSPGAEIQAYFEDVARRYGVDRIIHYGKEVRRCAFEDGRWRIELSDGSSDVGDVVIAATGVLHHPAYPDIPGLDSFAGVSFHTARWNHGVSLAGKRLGVIGTGSTSTQIVPAVVGEVAKLSLFQRTAQWVMPQENPAYSGEEKAEFRRHPETMKQLRDDISKLFADMFSNAVVDANSPQLAAIHAACVANLESSVKEPALREKLRPSYRAGCKRLVMSADFYAAIQRPNADLVTDAIERIEPGGVRTRDGRLHELDVLILATGFRVDRFMRPIEVVGCGGLSLEDAWRNGPVAYMAISIPDFPNLFMLNGPNGPVGNFSLIDVAELQLGYSLQLIERIRAGECREVSASREATERFDAERREATRKTIWSSGCNSWYLDADGVPAVWPWSFDRLRQEMAAPRIGDFELR
- the tesB gene encoding acyl-CoA thioesterase II → MRRVLQHLIDLLDLEQIEVNLFRGRSPQDGWQRVFGGQVLGQALVAAGRTVEGRAAHSFHAYFLRPGDPKVPILYDVDRIRDGQSFTTRRVVGIQHGKAIFNLAASFQIDEPGLEHQVEMPDVPGPEGLPNEVELREKYAHRIPEKFRSSFLRPRPIEVRPIDPIDEFAPDKRPPFQNVWFRAVDTLPDDRALHQCVLAYASDMTLLDTSALPHAISWWSEKLQTASLDHAMWFHRPFRADDWLLYAQDSPRAAGARGFNRGSIFTRSGELVASVAQEGLIRLRS
- a CDS encoding phytanoyl-CoA dioxygenase family protein, which produces MLPTNPAAPVTTIKLDSREGLPVSCPAVRHAASESELARYRRDGYFVRESVFAIAELERMRASVERVHLRVEAAAGAAGAAPVERIDGKRYQDLLGSLVKWEWQEARADVRSMEPFLHLDPELDALVDDPRLWQPATALCDAPFLALFTDKLNFKRPGGAVFPWHQDSPYFAFDCPHVDRLVSLQVYLDDATVENGCLGMIPGSHLHGRLPCFEDRGRLDRLYTDVDRALPGAERVPIEAPAGSVIFFDGDVVHGSLGNRTRSSRRAFVLTYQPAGFAQFRRPGERRVSCAAGSAPPAPPTRPAPPNA
- the rfaD gene encoding ADP-glyceromanno-heptose 6-epimerase; this translates as MIVVTGAAGFVGSNLARALNQRGRSDLLLVDDLTDGQKFRNLADCDFLDFADKGDFLARIAARELADVEAIFHQGACSNTMEWNGRTMLADNYEYSKALYAFATARAIPLIYASSAAVYGMGPVFREDPALEKPLNLYAWSKVLFDRWVRRHAASARSQVVGLRYFNVYGPGEAHKGEMASVAWKHHLQLRDGDVVRLFESSDGYGPGEQRRDFVYVGDVAAVNLWFLDHPRVSGIFNVGTGRAQTFNDVARAVISNHGRGRIEYVPFPPALRGSYQSFTQADISALRAAGCDHPFLGVEEGVSRYLKQLGPS
- a CDS encoding Hsp20/alpha crystallin family protein → MKQMANGEIARDSAKQRTEDQYTRPGRTYQPSVDILETEQGLRLWADMPGVDQGSIDVELVDDVITISGRVSTAEYENLSPIYTEYNVGNYQARFRLSNKIDGSRISAKLANGVLEVELPKVQAAKPRRIEIS
- a CDS encoding Hsp20/alpha crystallin family protein; its protein translation is MALFRYGADLDPANALFRLQSELERAFDSRAGHDLGLLGRGVHPACNMFRSGEDVVLRIEVPGFAPENLAITSQGQTLSVAGKAPAQPEASGSYHRRERRRGDFSRSIQLPREVDPARATAECKHGVLTIRVPAREEVKPRQISITGG
- a CDS encoding M20 family metallopeptidase, whose product is MRESACIRHLREYIAIPSVNPMRRDDLDPAITGERRYAEHLREQLRRLGLDAELIGDPERPSVVAHARVADAGDTLLVASHLDTVPIDGMEIAPFDPRIADGRVYGRGSCDTKSGMAALVAALERVLAQGTLRRNLILVGEADEELGSRGVNDVIAHLGSDPPEWVIATEPTELRVATRHKGIVHARLRASGVACHSSDPSKGRSAVLALCRSVLALEELAAELAGRPDPRFGPATLSVGRIGGGTATNIVPDDAWLLLDRRCLPGENETTVRAELEGLLAKQALDGVRVEWCSLEKAALATPDEDPSVRSVQSALRLAALDATPGSVAFGTDAGVFGAHGIPGVVFGPGSVEQAHTSAEWVAIDQVEAASAVFERILASRD
- a CDS encoding SCO family protein, coding for MRKPPMKLASMWLLAASLAARAGAGALYEAPAPGSYELPPIASVSQHPLVDADGASVGFPQLAKGQVALVAFIYRGCHEAQGCPASLALLRELDRELESTPERAARVRLATVSFDPENDTPERMRELREQMAPKTDWSFLAPASADALARLLADLGQDVSPLENGALRHVLKIFLVDDRLRIRNVYSAGLLDPRLVIADIDTVAPRAP